One region of Bacillus pumilus genomic DNA includes:
- a CDS encoding non-ribosomal peptide synthetase, whose amino-acid sequence MSKQKIQKVYPLTPMQEGMLYHAMLDPNSSSYFTQLELGISGEFDHALFEKSLNELIRTYDILRTAFVYQQLQKPRQVVLAERHLDVYREDLSHLNHQEQQKVLDQYKKQVRKQGFHLTNDLLLKVAVFQLNETNWHLIWSNHHIIMDGWSMGVLMKKLFHYYESFRNGRTPDRSQGKPYADYIQWLGKQNKQEAESYWQERLDGAVQNQGLLQQKEANGQYDHQEWTFTWDAQTVQAIQNVARQCQVTAPNLFQAVWSVLLSTYHAADDVTFGTVVSGRPPSVSGIERMAGLFINTIPVRVTLDQKQTFKQLFQKVQQHALEAENYDFMPLYDIQQKTAAGGQLFDHLVGFENYPLDQELSGDTMSARLGFSIDVKDGFEQTNFDLNILVYPGETWTLKIKYNAIAFEEKIIENISKHLTNLMKQIIQNPEVRLQDVTCITEEEKQQIKAWNQTERDYPKHLSIPELLNERVKAQPDHLALVEGDQTFTYEELGQEISRLAGSLIEKGVQPGDAVAVYMNRSADAVIAILAVLHAGAAYVPIDPSQPEERIRFMLEDSGASILLHADSQPPVDEQIKAVHVTSKPHHSHMDVSVRTSPSHLAYIMYTSGSTGQPKGVQIEHQHIVRLACSQEKLRLNKSDRMAHTGAVSFDAITFEIFTTLLGGATLYPVDRDTLLDIHRFEQFIQTHQITTLFLTTGLFNQLAQQRPQMFKGLTTLITGGDVINVKSAELVKQHHPALVLLNAYGPTENTTISTIYEVRGDETGPIPIGQPINHSSAYILDGDQRLQPIGAPGELYVGGDGVARGYLHRPDLTNQVFMADPFKPSGRLYRTGDLARYGADGQIEFLGRTDDQVKIRGFRIELGEIESVLQQKAGIDDAVVLVHSFSSDEKEITAYFTGTMTEEEVRDLFNQELPAYMVPHHVMKLEAFTLTSNGKVDRKALPKPEEAYQEKKEIIPPETETEKALAQIWEELLGKTVGVDEHFFMAGGHSLKAMMMSAKIQEVFQKEMPIQVIFEKPTIRSLAAYIDQDGQEEMGHPILPAEQAAEYPVSPAQRRLYILQTLEPDSTNYHIPIVLTLEGTLEYQRLKSAFDQLIQTHEILRTSFHMNGEDIVQRVNEWTGFDLPVHDIKEEEAEAFLSEHQSPFDLTATPLLRAQLLKISENRHLLVLEAHHLITDGSSMKTFIQDLAKAYDGEALAERTIHYKDYAVWQLSEEETEKQKEHEAYWLKQFEGDLPVLELPTDYSRPAERDFSGERFMFGCDQATTQRIHDLLQKTDTTMYMFLLSAFQVLLATYSGQEDIIVGSPVAGRTHPDIQDMPGMFINTVAMRGKPEQTKTFLQLLEEIKETSVDAFAHQSYPLEELIARLPLDRDTTRSPLFSVSFNMQNMEVPALKLGDLHISPYAIQHHSVKFDLSLEAFEREGALKLSFDYAAALFKEETVRRFGTHLLAIIHEAVQHPEEQIGLLPILEQHEQIERLEKKDEVQTNHHEPFHVQFSRQAKETPDAIAVMDDQRKLTYGELEDMSNALGSELKIRGVEKEKTVALILDRSVYVIVSMLGVMKAGGAFVPIDPAFPAERINYTLEDSGAQVIVTNESLAGSYQHHKSIQVVQVEKAVLQSRMLDLPEASANQLSYVIYTSGTTGKPKGVQLTHRNLSHYVNWLTNEVTLQECDRTALLSSYAYDLGYTSIFPVLKAGGTLYVPREDVYTDPVRLMRLIDEQELTYIKMTPSLFHMMADSKDHAFNALRLVILGGEPIVSEDVETFMEQHPCVAVMNHYGPTETTIGTVTKLITKQELGTLKDRSVIGQPIAHTRALVLNRQQRLVPYGAPGELYISGEGVSRGYLNQPELTAERFLENPYFSEERMYRTGDLVRQQANGDIEFLGRIDDQVKIRGYRIEKQEIEHAARARLSIQEVYVKVLHMSRLPELALYYTSPEPIGTLTFREKLAETLPDYMIPTYFVKVDHIPLTQNGKVDAKSLPLPHEVHMNRAVHVAPKTALEQTLCDIWSEVLAVEQIGVHDHFFELGGHSLKGMVLISKMQAKLNKHVPLKVLFEKPTIRAMAAYLEEVGSSDMTSIQPAEKQDFYPVSSAQKRMYVLQQLHPEAVTYHMPAVLMMEGSLDVKQLEEALQALIERHESLRTAFVEIDGVPVQKVYRRVPFTLEVVEVEKGHEQPVIDAFITPFSLHQAPLMRAKVAKFSEEKYVFMMDMHHIIADGVTRSLLIQELAELYEKKTLPPVQLHYKDYAVWQQEEKQQALLQKQRQYWLEQYAEPPEDLALPLDFPRPHVQSFEGDRVDRWLSPEKVQTIKALMAEKGVSMNMVMQTAFAIFLSKLTGQTDIVIGAVTAGRTHASIERVPGMFVNTLALRHEVQLEETTAQLLEKMKDRSLSAYEHQEFPFEELVAQLDLPKDTSRNPLFSVMLTTDDRDMTLPKLNGLKLSQKQQETVHAKFDVTLGIFEEKNKVGLRFEYATALFKKKTIQRWSRYYEQIIDEMLAKLNEPISSLSILNEEEKQELINEWSGPVLHVSSDQTVHALIEAKAYQTPHQKAATFRGTSWTYEELNNRANTVASRLISNGIKRGDRVGILTRPSLDMTAAVLGVLKSGATFVPIDADYPDQRIAYMLEDCGAEVLLMQKGLTAPTSFAGHVLLIEDALEGEAQEIQVHVKPTDLAYMIYTSGTTGQPKGVMVEHHSLVNLAFWHNDAFQVTNADRTAKYAGFGFDASIWEMFPTWIAGAELHIIDEAIRLDMIKLNAYFNDENITIAFLPTQLCEQFMSMDNHSLRYLLTGGDKLKQVKPVPYQLVNNYGPTENTVVATSGIIDPDQGTLPIGTAIANTRFYIMGSLYDLSPPGVPGELVIAGKGLARGYWNLPEETNKRFVPDPFYLGERMYVTGDLVKWTEDGELIYLGRKDHQVNIRGFRIELSEIEAQLLELNSVKEAVVTTVKDASEQDALAAYVITDEETTDLKESLTRTLPDYMIPSWIIKLDQLPMTANGKVDLKALPAPNMEAGQTAYEAPRDEVETLLCGIWEDVLGVSQVGIHDHFFFLGGDSIKGIQMASRLTQAGWKLDMKLLFQYPTIAELRPYIEEADQLTADQSSVEGEVMLTPIQRWFFERTFTDQHHWNLSMMLHAPNGFDLLMAEQVMQKLLSHHDALRMVYRQEDGGILQYNQRELTEPIAVISHDVSKEHDVKKAISTYANEYQRQLNLETGPLMKVICFRAKDGDHLLIVTHHLVIDGVSCRILLEDFMSLYQQAAQGQTLVLPPKTHSFKEWAEAIERYAQSKPLKSQSEYWNEIDRTPMTTLPVDHEVTKRKVAQTKAVQMQLSESETEHLLTDIHLPYTTEMNDILLCALGLAVQEWTGESHVHVQLEGHGREDILSGLDVSRTVGWFTSMYPVVLKAKPDQTVAEAIKGTKEMLRRVPNKGIGYGILKYLTATESSGQHVQPEISLNYLGQIDQEVTTELFGPSAYDMGRQASHDSEAVYKLNLSGLVQHNRFMLSCSYCTDEYEEQTIQQFMALLKEKIQSIMTHCLTQHEREFTPSDFSAGDLEMDEMDDIFDMLEEKLT is encoded by the coding sequence ATGAGCAAGCAGAAGATTCAAAAGGTATATCCTTTAACACCCATGCAGGAGGGCATGCTGTATCATGCCATGCTAGACCCTAATTCCTCCTCTTATTTCACACAGCTTGAGCTTGGAATAAGCGGAGAATTTGATCACGCTCTTTTTGAAAAAAGTCTCAATGAGCTCATACGGACATATGACATTCTCCGTACAGCCTTTGTTTATCAACAATTACAAAAGCCTCGTCAGGTTGTACTTGCTGAACGTCATCTCGATGTGTATCGAGAGGATCTATCACATCTGAATCATCAAGAGCAGCAAAAGGTATTGGATCAATATAAAAAACAAGTGAGAAAGCAAGGATTTCATTTAACAAATGATCTGTTATTGAAGGTCGCTGTTTTTCAACTAAATGAAACAAATTGGCATCTAATTTGGAGCAACCATCACATCATCATGGATGGTTGGTCCATGGGTGTTTTAATGAAAAAACTGTTTCATTACTATGAATCTTTTCGGAACGGTCGAACGCCGGATCGCTCACAGGGTAAGCCTTATGCAGATTATATCCAGTGGCTTGGAAAGCAAAATAAACAAGAAGCGGAAAGCTATTGGCAGGAGCGTCTAGATGGAGCGGTTCAGAATCAAGGGCTGCTGCAGCAAAAAGAAGCGAACGGACAATACGACCATCAGGAATGGACGTTTACATGGGATGCTCAAACGGTACAAGCCATTCAAAATGTAGCAAGACAATGCCAAGTGACAGCCCCGAACCTGTTTCAGGCTGTCTGGTCTGTTCTTTTAAGCACCTATCATGCAGCTGATGACGTCACATTCGGCACCGTTGTATCGGGCAGACCTCCAAGTGTATCTGGAATTGAGCGCATGGCAGGGCTGTTTATCAATACGATACCCGTTCGAGTGACATTGGATCAGAAACAGACGTTTAAACAGCTGTTTCAAAAGGTTCAGCAGCACGCACTGGAAGCGGAAAACTATGATTTTATGCCGCTTTATGACATTCAGCAGAAGACAGCTGCTGGAGGGCAGCTTTTTGATCATTTGGTTGGGTTTGAGAACTATCCTTTAGATCAGGAGCTGTCTGGTGACACCATGTCTGCACGTCTTGGTTTTTCCATTGATGTAAAGGACGGATTTGAACAAACGAATTTTGACCTAAATATCCTTGTGTATCCAGGTGAAACATGGACATTGAAAATCAAATACAACGCCATAGCTTTTGAAGAAAAGATCATTGAAAACATATCGAAACATCTAACCAATCTCATGAAGCAAATCATCCAAAACCCTGAAGTACGCCTTCAGGACGTGACGTGTATCACGGAAGAGGAGAAGCAGCAGATCAAAGCGTGGAATCAGACGGAGCGAGATTATCCGAAGCATCTGTCTATTCCTGAGCTGCTCAATGAACGTGTGAAGGCGCAGCCTGACCATCTGGCATTAGTTGAAGGCGATCAAACATTCACGTACGAGGAGCTCGGACAAGAAATCAGTCGTTTAGCTGGCAGTCTTATTGAGAAAGGCGTACAGCCAGGAGATGCTGTTGCAGTGTATATGAACCGATCAGCTGATGCGGTGATTGCCATTTTAGCAGTTCTGCACGCAGGGGCAGCTTATGTGCCGATTGATCCTTCGCAGCCTGAGGAAAGAATCCGATTTATGCTTGAGGACAGTGGCGCATCCATTTTGCTTCATGCTGATAGTCAGCCGCCAGTTGATGAACAGATCAAGGCTGTACATGTGACGAGTAAGCCTCATCACTCACACATGGATGTATCAGTCAGGACGTCTCCATCTCACTTGGCGTATATCATGTATACATCGGGATCAACTGGACAGCCAAAAGGGGTTCAAATTGAGCATCAGCACATTGTGAGATTGGCTTGTTCTCAGGAGAAATTACGCTTGAATAAGTCGGATCGTATGGCGCATACAGGAGCGGTCAGCTTTGACGCCATTACCTTTGAAATCTTTACCACGCTGCTGGGTGGGGCGACGCTGTATCCTGTTGACCGCGATACTTTATTGGATATTCATCGATTTGAACAATTTATCCAAACACATCAGATCACGACGCTCTTTTTAACGACTGGATTATTTAATCAGCTCGCTCAGCAGCGGCCACAAATGTTCAAAGGATTAACCACATTAATTACAGGCGGTGACGTGATCAATGTGAAGAGTGCGGAGCTTGTGAAACAGCATCATCCAGCACTTGTTTTGCTGAATGCCTATGGTCCAACAGAAAATACAACCATCTCGACCATTTACGAAGTAAGAGGAGATGAAACGGGTCCAATTCCAATTGGCCAGCCGATTAACCATTCGTCGGCTTATATTTTAGATGGTGATCAACGATTGCAGCCAATTGGAGCGCCAGGAGAGCTGTATGTTGGCGGGGATGGTGTCGCAAGAGGATATCTCCATCGTCCAGATTTGACCAATCAAGTATTCATGGCAGATCCTTTTAAGCCGTCAGGCCGTTTGTATCGAACAGGGGATTTGGCTCGGTATGGCGCGGATGGCCAAATCGAATTCCTCGGCCGGACAGATGATCAGGTGAAAATTCGAGGCTTCCGTATTGAGCTTGGTGAAATTGAATCAGTGCTTCAGCAAAAAGCGGGCATAGATGATGCGGTTGTGCTTGTCCATTCGTTTTCATCAGATGAAAAGGAAATCACCGCTTACTTCACAGGGACAATGACAGAAGAAGAAGTGCGAGATTTATTTAATCAAGAGCTGCCAGCTTATATGGTGCCGCACCATGTGATGAAACTGGAGGCTTTTACGCTCACATCGAACGGCAAGGTAGATCGAAAAGCTTTACCAAAGCCGGAAGAAGCGTATCAGGAGAAAAAGGAAATCATTCCGCCTGAGACGGAGACAGAAAAGGCACTCGCTCAAATTTGGGAGGAGCTTCTTGGAAAAACGGTAGGAGTAGATGAACATTTCTTCATGGCTGGCGGGCACTCTCTTAAAGCGATGATGATGTCTGCGAAGATTCAAGAGGTGTTTCAAAAGGAAATGCCGATTCAAGTGATTTTTGAGAAGCCGACGATTCGTTCATTAGCGGCATATATCGATCAGGATGGTCAAGAAGAAATGGGGCATCCGATTTTACCAGCAGAGCAAGCGGCCGAATATCCAGTATCACCAGCTCAGCGCCGTTTATACATTTTGCAGACACTTGAACCAGACAGCACAAATTATCATATTCCAATCGTCTTAACGCTTGAAGGAACACTCGAATATCAGCGGCTCAAATCGGCGTTCGATCAGTTGATCCAAACGCACGAAATCCTAAGAACGAGTTTTCATATGAATGGAGAAGATATTGTTCAAAGAGTGAATGAATGGACGGGATTTGACCTTCCTGTTCATGACATCAAGGAAGAAGAGGCGGAGGCATTTCTTTCTGAACATCAATCACCATTTGATTTAACTGCTACGCCTTTATTACGAGCCCAGTTGTTGAAGATCAGTGAAAACCGTCATCTTCTCGTCTTGGAAGCGCATCATCTCATTACAGATGGCAGCTCCATGAAGACGTTCATACAAGATTTGGCGAAGGCCTATGATGGCGAAGCTCTTGCAGAAAGAACCATTCATTATAAAGATTACGCTGTCTGGCAGTTAAGTGAAGAAGAGACGGAGAAACAGAAGGAGCATGAAGCCTATTGGCTGAAGCAATTCGAAGGAGACTTGCCAGTATTAGAGCTGCCAACGGATTATTCGCGTCCAGCGGAACGTGATTTTTCAGGAGAACGATTCATGTTTGGCTGTGATCAAGCGACGACTCAGCGGATTCATGACCTGCTTCAGAAAACAGATACGACCATGTACATGTTCTTGTTATCTGCTTTTCAGGTGCTGCTTGCCACCTATAGCGGTCAGGAAGATATCATCGTTGGTTCCCCTGTTGCAGGACGGACACATCCTGATATACAGGACATGCCAGGGATGTTTATCAACACCGTTGCGATGCGCGGAAAACCAGAGCAAACGAAAACATTTTTACAGCTGCTTGAAGAAATAAAAGAAACGAGTGTTGATGCTTTTGCTCATCAAAGCTATCCGCTTGAAGAGTTAATTGCACGTCTTCCGTTAGATCGTGATACAACCCGAAGCCCGCTCTTTAGCGTGTCATTTAACATGCAGAACATGGAGGTTCCCGCACTAAAGCTCGGCGACCTGCACATTTCGCCTTATGCCATACAGCATCACTCAGTCAAATTTGATTTGTCTCTAGAAGCATTTGAACGAGAGGGAGCATTAAAGCTGAGCTTTGACTATGCAGCGGCGTTATTTAAAGAAGAGACGGTCCGCAGATTCGGAACGCATCTTCTTGCGATTATTCATGAAGCGGTCCAACACCCGGAGGAACAGATCGGCTTGCTCCCTATTCTTGAACAGCATGAGCAAATAGAGCGGTTGGAGAAAAAAGACGAAGTGCAAACAAATCATCATGAGCCTTTCCACGTCCAATTTTCACGTCAGGCAAAGGAAACACCAGATGCCATTGCGGTGATGGATGATCAACGGAAGCTCACTTACGGCGAGCTGGAAGACATGTCAAATGCGCTTGGCAGTGAACTGAAGATACGTGGCGTCGAGAAAGAAAAGACTGTAGCGCTGATTCTTGATCGCTCTGTCTATGTCATCGTTTCAATGCTTGGTGTGATGAAAGCAGGAGGTGCATTTGTGCCAATTGATCCGGCCTTCCCTGCGGAACGTATCAATTACACGTTAGAAGATTCAGGTGCACAAGTGATCGTAACAAATGAGTCTCTTGCAGGGTCCTATCAACATCACAAGTCGATTCAGGTCGTGCAGGTTGAAAAAGCAGTACTTCAAAGCCGCATGTTAGATTTACCGGAAGCATCAGCCAATCAACTTTCGTATGTGATATACACATCTGGGACAACAGGAAAACCGAAGGGTGTTCAGCTCACGCATCGTAATCTATCACACTACGTTAACTGGCTGACAAATGAGGTGACATTGCAAGAATGCGATCGGACGGCACTTCTTTCTTCTTATGCATATGATCTTGGTTACACAAGCATTTTCCCTGTCTTAAAGGCAGGAGGAACCCTGTATGTGCCTCGTGAAGATGTGTATACAGACCCGGTACGACTCATGCGTTTAATTGATGAACAAGAGCTGACTTATATCAAAATGACACCATCCTTATTTCATATGATGGCAGATTCGAAGGATCATGCATTTAACGCTTTACGCCTTGTCATACTTGGAGGAGAACCGATTGTCTCTGAGGACGTTGAGACATTTATGGAGCAGCATCCATGTGTGGCTGTGATGAACCACTACGGCCCGACAGAGACAACCATTGGAACTGTGACCAAGCTGATCACAAAGCAAGAGCTAGGCACACTCAAGGATCGCTCTGTGATCGGGCAGCCAATTGCTCATACAAGAGCGCTCGTACTCAATCGTCAGCAGCGCCTCGTCCCTTATGGCGCACCTGGAGAGCTTTATATATCAGGGGAAGGCGTATCGAGAGGGTATTTGAATCAGCCTGAATTAACGGCAGAGCGTTTTCTAGAAAATCCGTATTTTTCTGAAGAGCGGATGTATCGTACAGGAGATTTGGTCAGACAGCAGGCAAATGGAGACATTGAATTTCTCGGAAGAATAGATGATCAGGTGAAAATCCGCGGCTATCGTATTGAGAAGCAGGAAATTGAACATGCCGCACGTGCACGATTATCCATTCAAGAGGTGTATGTCAAAGTACTTCATATGTCCCGTTTACCAGAGCTTGCACTTTATTACACGTCGCCTGAACCGATTGGAACACTGACGTTTAGAGAAAAGCTTGCGGAGACACTGCCGGATTATATGATCCCAACGTACTTTGTCAAAGTCGACCACATCCCGCTCACGCAAAACGGAAAGGTAGATGCGAAGTCTCTGCCGCTTCCGCACGAGGTGCATATGAATCGCGCGGTGCATGTAGCACCAAAAACGGCACTTGAGCAGACGCTTTGCGATATTTGGTCAGAAGTACTTGCGGTTGAACAAATAGGTGTGCATGATCACTTCTTTGAATTGGGAGGTCATTCCCTCAAAGGCATGGTGCTCATTTCAAAAATGCAAGCCAAGCTGAACAAGCATGTGCCGCTCAAAGTCCTTTTTGAAAAGCCAACGATACGCGCTATGGCAGCTTATTTAGAAGAAGTGGGTTCCTCGGACATGACATCCATTCAGCCGGCGGAGAAGCAAGATTTCTATCCTGTCTCTTCTGCTCAAAAGCGGATGTATGTGTTGCAGCAGCTGCATCCAGAAGCAGTGACTTACCATATGCCTGCCGTATTGATGATGGAAGGCAGTCTAGATGTAAAGCAGCTAGAAGAAGCGCTGCAAGCCTTGATCGAACGACATGAATCATTGCGGACAGCCTTTGTAGAAATTGACGGCGTACCCGTTCAAAAAGTGTATCGCCGAGTGCCGTTTACGTTAGAGGTTGTTGAAGTAGAGAAAGGTCATGAGCAACCTGTCATAGACGCATTCATCACCCCATTCTCATTACATCAAGCACCATTAATGAGGGCAAAGGTGGCGAAGTTTTCTGAAGAAAAATATGTGTTCATGATGGATATGCACCATATCATCGCAGATGGTGTCACACGCAGTCTGCTCATTCAAGAATTGGCAGAGCTGTATGAGAAAAAGACGTTACCGCCAGTTCAGCTGCACTACAAGGATTATGCGGTGTGGCAGCAGGAAGAAAAGCAGCAAGCGCTGCTCCAGAAACAGCGTCAATATTGGCTGGAGCAATACGCAGAGCCACCTGAAGATTTGGCACTGCCACTTGATTTTCCGCGCCCTCATGTCCAGTCATTTGAAGGAGACCGAGTCGATAGATGGTTATCTCCTGAGAAGGTGCAGACCATTAAAGCACTCATGGCTGAAAAAGGTGTAAGCATGAACATGGTCATGCAAACGGCATTTGCTATTTTCCTTTCCAAATTAACTGGGCAGACAGATATCGTTATAGGCGCTGTCACAGCAGGACGTACACATGCTTCAATCGAACGGGTTCCAGGCATGTTTGTGAATACACTGGCTCTTCGACATGAAGTGCAGCTCGAGGAAACGACAGCACAATTGCTTGAAAAAATGAAAGATCGAAGTCTATCAGCCTATGAACATCAAGAATTTCCGTTTGAGGAATTGGTAGCACAGTTAGATCTTCCGAAAGACACTAGCCGCAACCCATTGTTTAGTGTCATGCTGACAACGGATGACCGTGATATGACGTTACCGAAACTAAATGGACTCAAGCTTTCGCAAAAACAGCAAGAGACAGTTCATGCAAAATTTGATGTAACGCTCGGTATATTCGAAGAAAAGAACAAAGTGGGCTTACGCTTTGAATATGCAACGGCGCTGTTTAAAAAGAAGACCATTCAGCGTTGGAGTCGATATTATGAACAAATCATAGACGAGATGCTGGCGAAGCTAAATGAACCAATTTCATCGCTTTCGATTTTAAATGAAGAGGAAAAACAAGAGCTGATCAATGAATGGTCAGGCCCTGTGCTACATGTATCGTCAGATCAAACGGTTCATGCACTGATTGAGGCTAAGGCATACCAGACACCTCATCAAAAAGCGGCGACCTTCCGCGGAACGAGCTGGACGTATGAGGAACTGAACAATCGGGCAAATACAGTCGCTTCAAGGCTCATCTCAAACGGCATAAAAAGAGGAGACCGCGTCGGCATTCTCACCCGTCCGTCCCTTGACATGACGGCAGCCGTCCTTGGCGTCCTGAAGTCAGGTGCGACATTCGTTCCAATTGATGCGGATTATCCGGATCAGCGTATTGCCTACATGCTGGAAGACTGCGGGGCAGAGGTGCTTCTCATGCAAAAAGGATTAACTGCACCAACTTCCTTTGCAGGTCATGTCCTGTTGATAGAGGATGCGTTAGAAGGCGAAGCGCAAGAAATTCAGGTTCATGTCAAACCAACAGATCTCGCCTATATGATTTACACATCTGGAACGACAGGACAGCCGAAGGGTGTCATGGTTGAGCACCATTCTCTTGTCAATCTTGCGTTCTGGCACAATGATGCCTTCCAAGTGACAAACGCGGACCGAACCGCCAAATATGCCGGCTTTGGCTTTGACGCTTCCATTTGGGAAATGTTCCCGACATGGATCGCCGGCGCAGAGCTGCACATCATTGATGAAGCGATTCGTCTCGATATGATCAAGCTCAATGCGTATTTCAATGACGAAAATATCACCATTGCATTCCTGCCAACTCAGCTATGCGAGCAGTTTATGTCGATGGACAATCACTCCTTGCGTTACTTACTAACAGGAGGAGACAAGCTGAAACAGGTAAAGCCTGTTCCATATCAACTCGTTAATAACTACGGTCCGACAGAAAACACCGTCGTGGCGACAAGCGGGATCATCGATCCAGATCAAGGCACGCTTCCGATTGGAACAGCGATTGCCAATACCCGTTTTTACATTATGGGTTCGTTATATGACCTCTCGCCGCCAGGCGTACCGGGTGAGCTTGTGATCGCAGGAAAAGGACTGGCAAGAGGGTACTGGAATCTTCCAGAGGAAACCAACAAACGATTTGTCCCAGATCCATTTTATTTAGGTGAGCGCATGTACGTGACAGGCGATTTAGTGAAATGGACAGAGGATGGCGAGCTGATTTATCTCGGCAGAAAAGATCATCAGGTCAACATCCGCGGCTTCCGGATTGAGCTGTCAGAAATTGAAGCTCAGCTTCTTGAACTGAATTCAGTCAAAGAAGCAGTCGTGACAACGGTCAAAGATGCCAGCGAACAGGATGCCCTTGCCGCTTACGTCATCACAGATGAAGAAACGACCGACCTAAAAGAAAGTCTAACACGTACGTTGCCAGACTATATGATCCCTTCATGGATCATCAAGCTAGACCAACTGCCAATGACGGCAAATGGCAAAGTCGATCTAAAAGCATTGCCAGCACCAAATATGGAAGCGGGCCAAACAGCATACGAAGCGCCAAGAGACGAAGTCGAAACGCTTCTATGCGGCATTTGGGAAGACGTGCTTGGCGTGAGCCAAGTCGGCATTCACGATCACTTCTTCTTCCTTGGCGGAGATTCGATTAAAGGCATTCAAATGGCAAGCAGGCTCACACAAGCGGGCTGGAAGCTTGATATGAAGCTATTATTCCAGTACCCAACCATTGCCGAGCTGCGCCCATATATCGAAGAAGCTGATCAACTGACAGCCGACCAATCATCGGTTGAAGGGGAAGTCATGTTGACTCCAATTCAACGCTGGTTCTTTGAAAGAACATTCACTGACCAGCATCATTGGAATCTCTCGATGATGCTTCATGCGCCAAATGGATTTGACCTTTTGATGGCAGAACAAGTGATGCAGAAATTACTTTCACATCATGATGCACTGCGCATGGTATACAGGCAAGAGGATGGCGGCATCCTGCAATACAATCAGCGGGAGCTCACTGAACCGATTGCGGTTATTTCTCATGATGTCTCTAAAGAGCACGACGTGAAAAAAGCCATTTCCACCTATGCCAACGAGTATCAGCGTCAGCTGAACCTCGAAACAGGTCCGCTCATGAAAGTGATCTGTTTCCGTGCAAAAGATGGCGATCACTTACTTATCGTGACACACCATCTTGTGATTGATGGTGTCTCATGCCGAATTTTACTAGAGGACTTTATGTCTCTTTATCAACAGGCAGCCCAAGGACAAACGCTCGTCCTACCGCCTAAAACCCACTCCTTTAAAGAATGGGCAGAGGCGATCGAACGATACGCACAGTCCAAGCCGTTAAAAAGCCAAAGTGAGTACTGGAATGAGATTGACAGGACGCCAATGACCACTTTACCTGTTGATCATGAAGTAACGAAAAGAAAAGTGGCTCAAACAAAAGCAGTACAGATGCAGCTTTCAGAGTCTGAAACCGAGCATCTTTTGACCGACATTCATCTACCGTACACAACGGAAATGAACGATATTCTTCTATGTGCGCTCGGTCTTGCCGTTCAGGAGTGGACAGGTGAATCCCATGTACATGTGCAGCTTGAAGGTCATGGAAGAGAGGATATTTTATCAGGGCTGGATGTCTCCCGCACGGTTGGCTGGTTTACGAGTATGTATCCAGTCGTACTGAAAGCAAAGCCGGATCAGACCGTAGCTGAGGCTATTAAAGGAACGAAAGAGATGCTGCGGCGTGTCCCGAATAAAGGGATCGGCTACGGGATTTTAAAATACCTCACAGCCACCGAATCGTCAGGACAGCATGTACAGCCTGAAATCAGCTTGAACTATCTGGGGCAGATTGATCAGGAAGTGACGACTGAACTCTTTGGACCGTCCGCCTATGATATGGGACGACAAGCAAGCCATGATTCAGAAGCTGTCTATAAGCTGAATCTCAGTGGTCTTGTTCAACACAATCGATTCATGTTGTCGTGTTCCTATTGTACAGATGAATATGAAGAACAGACGATACAGCAGTTCATGGCATTGCTAAAAGAAAAAATCCAATCCATCATGACTCATTGTTTAACGCAGCACGAACGAGAATTTACGCCAAGTGATTTCTCTGCTGGTGACCTTGAAATGGATGAAATGGACGATATATTTGACATGCTTGAGGAGAAATTGACCTAA